Proteins from one Gibbsiella quercinecans genomic window:
- a CDS encoding HAD family hydrolase, translating into MSYQAIAWDVDGTLVDSEPLHHRALLAVCSGYGIDLSHIPESRFCGVHINDVWLQLRSLLPATAIRERWLAEIETWYIAHSAELAPIDGSVETLRQLQINGMRQACVSNSSRRIVEANLRALGVFDTMAFIISLDDVERGKPDAEPYLKAQSRFGLAAHQVLAVEDSVTGVLAARAAGLDVAGYSQEPLLHPQCLPINHLPQLIELVTLS; encoded by the coding sequence ATGAGCTATCAGGCTATTGCCTGGGATGTGGATGGTACGCTGGTGGATAGCGAACCCTTGCATCATCGTGCGTTGCTCGCCGTGTGTTCGGGCTATGGCATTGATTTAAGTCATATTCCGGAGTCAAGATTTTGTGGGGTGCATATTAACGATGTTTGGTTACAGCTGCGCTCATTACTTCCTGCAACGGCTATTCGCGAGCGTTGGCTGGCGGAAATCGAAACATGGTATATCGCACATAGTGCTGAGTTGGCACCAATTGACGGTAGCGTCGAGACTCTCCGCCAACTGCAGATAAACGGGATGCGTCAGGCGTGCGTCTCTAATTCCAGCCGGCGTATCGTAGAAGCTAATCTGAGGGCGCTGGGGGTTTTCGACACGATGGCGTTCATTATTAGTCTTGATGATGTCGAACGGGGTAAGCCTGATGCCGAGCCCTATCTTAAAGCGCAATCTCGCTTTGGCCTGGCGGCTCACCAGGTGTTGGCGGTGGAAGACAGTGTTACTGGCGTTTTAGCTGCCCGTGCTGCCGGGCTGGATGTGGCTGGTTACAGCCAAGAGCCGCTTTTACATCCACAATGCCTGCCTATTAATCACCTTCCGCAATTAATAGAGCTAGTTACACTCTCCTGA
- a CDS encoding FGGY-family carbohydrate kinase → MNCLLGIDIGTTSTIGMLIQLPNKVLGIVSRPVTLSSPQPGWTEESPDEWWHNVGEICHELLAKSGVAPGDIAGIGITGMLPALVLLDDNNRLLRPSIQQSDGRCGKQVSQMRAEMDADTFLMRAGNGINQQLIGAKIRWLEQHEPAVFSRIATVFGSYDFINWMLTGEKAVEQNWALEAGFVNVSDHQLDDELIAFAHLKRAAVPRLIKSHQILGLVTHRAAEFTGLKAGTPVIGGAADLIASALGAGVTAPGDILLKFGGSVDILTATSSITPDPRLYLDYHLIPGLFMPNGCMATGGSGLNWFVNNFGGQHSAMAAAKNLTLHQYLDTLADERPAGADGLICLPYFLGEKTPLHDPAARGVMFGLTLSHDAGHVWRALLEAYAYAIRHHIDVFNAIGYPISRYFVSDGGSHSRLWMQIVADVLGVRVQRLEGHPGSCLGAAWAAAMGVGVSDDWNGASNFVRFSDVIEPNVDNASCYREGYRQFRQLYQQCQPLTQGEGV, encoded by the coding sequence ATGAACTGTTTGCTGGGTATTGATATTGGCACTACCTCGACGATTGGCATGCTGATTCAGTTGCCGAATAAGGTGCTGGGGATCGTTTCCCGGCCGGTCACATTGTCATCGCCACAGCCAGGCTGGACAGAAGAGTCACCCGATGAATGGTGGCATAATGTTGGCGAGATTTGCCATGAATTGCTAGCGAAAAGTGGCGTGGCGCCAGGCGATATTGCCGGAATCGGCATTACCGGCATGCTGCCTGCCCTGGTATTGTTAGACGATAATAATCGGCTATTAAGGCCCAGTATCCAGCAAAGTGATGGCCGCTGCGGTAAGCAGGTTAGCCAAATGAGAGCCGAAATGGATGCAGATACATTTCTCATGCGGGCCGGAAATGGCATCAATCAGCAACTGATTGGGGCAAAGATCCGTTGGCTGGAACAACATGAGCCGGCGGTGTTTTCCCGTATTGCTACCGTGTTTGGCTCCTATGATTTTATTAACTGGATGCTGACTGGAGAGAAGGCGGTTGAGCAAAATTGGGCGTTGGAGGCCGGGTTCGTCAATGTTTCCGATCATCAGTTAGACGATGAGTTAATTGCGTTCGCTCACCTCAAACGGGCAGCCGTGCCACGGTTGATTAAATCGCACCAGATCCTTGGGCTGGTGACTCACCGGGCGGCTGAATTCACCGGGCTGAAAGCCGGAACGCCGGTCATTGGTGGGGCGGCGGATTTGATTGCCTCGGCCCTGGGGGCTGGGGTGACGGCGCCGGGCGATATTTTGTTGAAGTTTGGCGGCTCGGTTGACATTCTTACCGCAACGTCTTCGATCACGCCGGATCCCCGGCTTTATCTGGATTATCACCTTATTCCCGGTTTGTTTATGCCCAATGGGTGTATGGCCACCGGGGGCTCGGGCTTGAATTGGTTTGTAAACAATTTTGGCGGGCAACATAGCGCCATGGCGGCGGCAAAAAATCTCACGCTGCATCAGTATCTTGATACGTTGGCTGACGAGCGCCCGGCAGGGGCTGATGGGCTTATTTGCCTGCCTTATTTTCTTGGCGAGAAAACCCCACTGCATGATCCTGCTGCGCGCGGGGTCATGTTCGGCCTCACGTTATCCCACGATGCCGGCCACGTCTGGCGGGCGTTACTGGAAGCTTATGCGTATGCTATTCGCCACCATATAGACGTTTTCAACGCTATCGGCTACCCGATTTCGCGTTATTTTGTTTCTGACGGAGGATCTCACAGCCGGCTGTGGATGCAGATTGTCGCTGATGTGCTGGGGGTTCGGGTTCAGCGCCTGGAGGGGCATCCAGGCTCCTGCCTTGGTGCTGCATGGGCAGCGGCGATGGGAGTTGGTGTGAGTGACGATTGGAATGGCGCCAGCAATTTTGTGCGTTTCAGTGATGTGATTGAACCAAACGTTGATAATGCGTCATGTTATCGCGAGGGCTATCGGCAGTTTCGTCAGCTTTATCAGCAGTGTCAGCCGCTAACGCAAGGGGAGGGGGTATGA
- a CDS encoding BtpA/SgcQ family protein, producing MIFDFLGTKKKAVIAMAHIGALPGSPLYNADGGLNKLIDDVLSDVEKLQDGGVDAIMFGNENDRPYVFNAAIEGVAAMSAIVQAIKPALNVPFGVNYLWDPKASVAIGATTGASFVREIFTGVFASDMGIWQPDCAAASRLRHNLGRDDMKLLFNINAEFAHSLDSRPIELRARSAVFSSMADAILVSGPITGEPADQSNLRKVCAAVQDVPVFANTGTNIDNVSDILTMASGVIIGTHFKVDGHTWNAVDGDRVKRFMDVVERQR from the coding sequence ATGATTTTTGATTTTTTGGGCACTAAGAAAAAAGCGGTTATCGCCATGGCTCATATTGGCGCGCTGCCAGGTTCGCCGTTGTATAACGCTGATGGCGGTCTCAATAAGCTGATTGATGATGTGCTAAGCGACGTTGAGAAACTTCAGGATGGTGGGGTTGACGCCATTATGTTTGGCAATGAGAACGATCGTCCCTATGTGTTCAATGCCGCGATTGAAGGGGTGGCTGCGATGTCGGCGATTGTGCAAGCGATCAAGCCGGCGTTAAACGTCCCCTTTGGCGTCAACTATCTATGGGATCCAAAAGCCAGCGTTGCCATTGGGGCGACCACCGGGGCGAGTTTTGTCCGTGAAATTTTTACCGGGGTGTTTGCGTCGGATATGGGGATTTGGCAGCCGGATTGCGCGGCGGCTTCCCGCCTGCGGCATAATCTTGGCCGCGACGACATGAAATTGTTGTTCAACATCAACGCGGAGTTTGCACATTCGCTGGATTCGCGCCCGATAGAATTGCGCGCTCGCAGCGCGGTGTTCTCTTCTATGGCCGATGCGATTTTGGTTTCTGGGCCGATAACCGGTGAGCCAGCCGATCAGTCAAACCTGCGTAAAGTCTGTGCCGCCGTGCAGGACGTACCGGTCTTTGCCAATACCGGCACCAATATTGATAACGTCAGCGATATTTTAACGATGGCCAGCGGTGTGATTATCGGCACCCATTTTAAGGTTGATGGGCATACCTGGAATGCCGTTGATGGCGATCGCGTAAAACGTTTTATGGACGTGGTCGAACGTCAACGTTAA